The Deltaproteobacteria bacterium nucleotide sequence CTGGCCGAAGAAGTAGCGATGCTCGATCTCATGTCTGAAGGTCGTCTGATTTCAGGCTTCGTCCGCGGCATTGGTATCGAGCAATTTTCCATGAACCTCAATCCCGGCTTGAACCGCGAGCGCTTCCAGGAGTCTCATGACCTCATCATTAAGACGTGGACGGAACCAGGGCCGTTCCGTTGGGAGGGCAAACATTTTCACTTCCGCTATGTGAACCCGTGGATCTTCCCGTTGCAGAAACCTTATCCCCCAATTTGGATTCCTGGCATTGGCAGCACCGAATCGATCAAATGGGCTGCCCAGCATGGCTACCCGTATGTGTCGTTTCTGGCACCAATGGATATGGCTGAGCAATGGTTTGATTTGTACCGCGAAACCGCGCAGAAGAGCGGGTATACCCCAACAGCGCAGAACTTGGGCTATATGACTGGTTTGTTTGTGGCGGATACAGAAGCCGATGCGCGTAAGTCGTTCGAGCATTACTTGTGGCGTACGCAAACCTCGCTGAAAGGACCCATGCACTATTACATGCCCCTTGGTATGACCACCCGCGGTACCGCGTCCATTCTCTCGGAAGGCTCCGGCCCCAAGAAGCATAAGCCGGTGTTCCAAATGTCGATCGACGACTTGCAAGAAGCTGGCGGCTTTGTAGTCGGCACCCCGAAAACGGTCACCCAGCGTTTGAAGGAGATCATCAAACGCCTCGGCATTGGCCACATGATCTTCGAGGCCCAGTACGGCGGACTGCCGCATGATCTGACCATGCGCAGCATCGAGCTGATGGGGAAGGAAGTGCTGCCGGTGTTGCGCAAGGAACTTGCGTAAAAGGAGACTATTCCGATGGCAAAGATCAAACATATTGCGATCGCGACCCAAGACCAAGACGCGACGGCAAAGTTTTACATCGATAGCTTTGGCTTAACTCAGGTTGCCAAGATCAACATCCCGGCGGTATCCGGCTATTTCTTAACCGATGGTGACATTAACCTTGCCATTCTCCATTTCAAGAACGACGAGGTGGCTGGTGTCGAACGCGGGAAAGAGTGGACGGGTATTCATCACATTGGCTTTCAGGTTGAGAGTCTAGAAGAGATCGCCACCAAAATAGCCGCAGCGGGCGGCAGCCCACGCGAGGACATCAACCACGCGCTGAACCTCATTGCCGGGCCCGCGGGCCACGGCAACGCCGAAGTCCGCTACAGTGGACCAGATGGTGTGACATTTGATGTCTCACACACCGGTTGGGCGGGGACCAGCAAGCCCGGTCGTAAGGAAAACCAGCAGTGAGGTCGTGCGCAAAGTGTGACCAGACTGCTATTGACTGCCTATGAATCCATTATTCGTACTCGCCGTGGCCATCTTCTGCACCATGCTTGGCAACGGCGTCGTCATGCCCTTCGTACCGCTCTATGCGCAGCAGTTTGGTGCCGCCAGTATCGGCGCAGGAGTGCTGTTTAGTGCTCATTCTGCGCCACGCACGTTCCTGCTACCTTTGATTGGTCCGGCATCGGACCGCATGGGCCGTCGTGCGTTTTTACTGGTCGGCGTGCTTTTCTACGCTATCTCCTCAGTCGCGTTTCTGCTTGCGAACAGTATGTTGCTCCTCCTTCTTGTCATGGCCGTGCAGGGTGTAGCGACAGCGATGGTACAACCAGTGACCATGGCGTACGTCGGTGACCTCACGCCGAAGGGGAAGGAGGGCGCATACTCTGGATACATCAATACGGCCTTTCTTGGCGGGGTTGCGGGCGGACCGATCCTTGGTGGCGTGATTAAGGATCTGTGGAACATGGAGGCAAGCTTCATCGCGCTCGGCGTTTTGAGCGTACTGGCTTTCGTGGTGATGTTCTTCTGGTTACCCGACCCACCAAAAAACAGAACGACAGGGAACACGATATCGCCGCCGTTGCGTGAAGTGTTCTCGTGTCGACCCGTGCTCGGCGTCTCCTTCTATCGCCTGGGTTATGCATTCGCCAGCACCATCACCTGGGTCTTTGTGCCGTTGCTGGCGGCCCACATGCTCCCGCTGAAGACGTCGCAGATCGGTGCGCTTATTTCTCTAAACGTGCTCGTCAGTACTGTCCTGCAAGCTCCCTTTGGTCGGCTCGCCGACCGCATGAGTAAAGCCAACCTGATTGCCGTTGGCGGCATCATCAGCGCCATCGCCTTTAGTGCGTTTCCGTTGGCGACCAGCTTCTGGCATCTGTTGGTCCTGAGCGTGTTCACGGGCGCAGCGACAGGCGTTGCGTTTCCGGCACACACGGCACTGGCGATGGAGAATGCTCGTGGTCTCGGTATGGGCACGGTAATGAGTTTCCTCCTCACCGTGCACAGTTTTGGCATGACGGTGTGTCCTTTGTTGTTCGGCTTCATTGCGGACCATTTCGGCATTGCCAGTACTTTCTACGGCGGTGGGTTACTGTGCGCGCTGACGACCGTGCTGTGCTACATGTACACCCGTTCCGCAACCCCTGAGTTATCTGCAAGTGCCACGACTCACAAGGAAGCACCGGTTGCGGACTAAATCGGACCATGAAAGATTGGTACACTCGCGCTGTCACCCTGAGTGCAACGAAGGGTCTCTCGGAGGGATTCCGCGCTGCACTGCTCAGAAACACACTCTCAGGCCGAGACGGGCTGGGGGAGGAGCGTGAACCCCAACCGGGCGGCGGTCCGTTTGAGGTGGCGAAGGGTGCGTTGACGCAG carries:
- a CDS encoding LLM class flavin-dependent oxidoreductase, which produces MIDYYYFSEMPYPETPELDQYPSIRLTYPNKYFNPEKGTQLYKRYLDEYAYAETAGFDGLMVNEHHNTPTCMHMAANLSAAALIQRTKTCKILLLGNVIALWENPVRLAEEVAMLDLMSEGRLISGFVRGIGIEQFSMNLNPGLNRERFQESHDLIIKTWTEPGPFRWEGKHFHFRYVNPWIFPLQKPYPPIWIPGIGSTESIKWAAQHGYPYVSFLAPMDMAEQWFDLYRETAQKSGYTPTAQNLGYMTGLFVADTEADARKSFEHYLWRTQTSLKGPMHYYMPLGMTTRGTASILSEGSGPKKHKPVFQMSIDDLQEAGGFVVGTPKTVTQRLKEIIKRLGIGHMIFEAQYGGLPHDLTMRSIELMGKEVLPVLRKELA
- a CDS encoding VOC family protein gives rise to the protein MAKIKHIAIATQDQDATAKFYIDSFGLTQVAKINIPAVSGYFLTDGDINLAILHFKNDEVAGVERGKEWTGIHHIGFQVESLEEIATKIAAAGGSPREDINHALNLIAGPAGHGNAEVRYSGPDGVTFDVSHTGWAGTSKPGRKENQQ
- a CDS encoding MFS transporter — its product is MNPLFVLAVAIFCTMLGNGVVMPFVPLYAQQFGAASIGAGVLFSAHSAPRTFLLPLIGPASDRMGRRAFLLVGVLFYAISSVAFLLANSMLLLLLVMAVQGVATAMVQPVTMAYVGDLTPKGKEGAYSGYINTAFLGGVAGGPILGGVIKDLWNMEASFIALGVLSVLAFVVMFFWLPDPPKNRTTGNTISPPLREVFSCRPVLGVSFYRLGYAFASTITWVFVPLLAAHMLPLKTSQIGALISLNVLVSTVLQAPFGRLADRMSKANLIAVGGIISAIAFSAFPLATSFWHLLVLSVFTGAATGVAFPAHTALAMENARGLGMGTVMSFLLTVHSFGMTVCPLLFGFIADHFGIASTFYGGGLLCALTTVLCYMYTRSATPELSASATTHKEAPVAD